One genomic region from Thermoleptolyngbya sichuanensis A183 encodes:
- the lepB gene encoding signal peptidase I, translating to MSSQSDSPTPQTPPAEQAAPKPKADSPLMEGIKTIGLSIVLALGIRTFVAEARYIPSESMLPTLEVNDRLIVEKISYHFNPPRRGDIIVFHPTEALKQQNPSLNEAFIKRVIGLPGETVQVTGGRVLINGQPIEENYIQSPPDYQWGPEVVPADSFLVLGDNRNNSYDSHFWGYVPRQNIIGRAVVRFWPVDRLGELGPQPNY from the coding sequence ATGTCCAGTCAATCTGATTCCCCCACTCCTCAAACGCCTCCTGCTGAGCAGGCTGCCCCAAAGCCCAAGGCCGACAGCCCCCTCATGGAAGGGATCAAAACGATTGGCCTGAGCATAGTGCTGGCGCTGGGCATTCGCACCTTTGTGGCAGAAGCGCGATATATCCCTTCCGAGTCCATGCTGCCGACGCTGGAGGTGAATGATCGCCTGATTGTGGAAAAAATCAGCTATCACTTCAACCCACCCCGACGCGGCGACATCATCGTGTTTCACCCCACCGAGGCGCTCAAGCAGCAAAACCCTAGCCTCAACGAGGCCTTCATCAAGCGGGTGATTGGGCTGCCTGGTGAAACAGTGCAGGTGACGGGCGGGCGCGTGTTGATCAACGGCCAGCCCATCGAAGAAAACTATATTCAGTCACCGCCTGATTATCAGTGGGGCCCAGAGGTTGTACCCGCAGATTCGTTCCTAGTGCTGGGCGACAACCGCAACAACAGCTACGATAGCCACTTCTGGGGCTATGTGCCTCGCCAGAATATTATCGGACGGGCGGTGGTGCGCTTCTGGCCAGTCGATCGTCTGGGTGAACTAGGGCCTCAACCCAACTATTAG